Proteins encoded together in one Dasypus novemcinctus isolate mDasNov1 chromosome 9, mDasNov1.1.hap2, whole genome shotgun sequence window:
- the MED18 gene encoding mediator of RNA polymerase II transcription subunit 18 — MEAPPVTMMPVTGGTINMMEYLLQGSVLDHSLESLIHRLRGLCDNMEPETFVDHEMVFLLKGQQASPFVLRARRSMDRAGAPWHLRYLGQPEMGDKNRHALVRNCVDIATSENLTDFLMEMGFRMDHEFVAKGHLFRKGIMKIMVYKIFRLLVPGNTDSIEALSLSYLVELSVVAPAGQDMVSDDMRNFAEQLKPLVHLEKIDPKRLM; from the exons ATGGAGGCTCCACCAGTCACCATGATGCCTGTCACTGGGGGTACCATTAACATGATGGAGTATCTGCTGCAAG GAAGTGTTTTAGATCACAGCTTAGAAAGCCTTATCCACCGCCTTCGTGGTTTGTGTGACAACATGGAACCTGAGACTTTTGTTGACCATGAGATGGTATTCCTTCTTAAGGGCCAGCAGGCCAGCCCGTTTGTTCTAAGGGCCCGGCGCTCGATGGATCGGGCAGGGGCACCCTGGCACCTGCGCTACCTGGGACAGCCAGAAATGGGAGACAAGAACCGCCATGCCTTGGTGAGAAACTGTGTGGACATCGCCACATCTGAGAACCTCACCGACTTCCTGATGGAAATGGGCTTCCGTATGGACCACGAGTTTGTCGCCAAGGGACACTTGTTCCGTAAGGGCATCATGAAGATTATGGTGTACAAGATTTTCCgcctcttggtgccagggaacaCAGATAGCATTGAGGCCTTGTCGCTCTCCTATCTTGTAGAACTAAGTGTTGTTGCACCAGCTGGGCAGGACATGGTCTCAGATGACATGAGGAACTTTGCTGAGCAACTGAAGCCTCTGGTTCACCTGGAGAAAATAGACCCCAAAAGGCTCATGTGA